In the Parasphingorhabdus halotolerans genome, TTACTGGCGGATTGGCGTGACCCAGATCTCAGACGGCGAAGCATCGGAGAAATGGACCGATTTTGAGAAATTGACGGTGGCAGACTAAGCCCCTAGTCGGCTGGTCTTGTTGTTTTAATCCACGGAGATCTGACAGCCCATGAAACTGCGCCGGCGCCTGGGGATCGAGTGGGCATCGGTCGCGCTTTTTGCATCGTTAATGATATCAGCGCTGGTTTATTGGGCACCGCTCTCGGGTTTTGATAATCTGTTCTATGACCGGTTATCTGATCTTGATCGTCCGAAGGCCGCCGAAGATATTCTGATTATCGCAGTCGATGAAGATAGCTTGGCCAGTTTTGGAAAATGGCCCTGGAAGCGAGATGTTCATGCAAGTTTCTTTGAACAAATGGCAATAGCAAATCCCAAAGTGATCGCCTTTGACATATTGCTGAGCGAAGCTGGAGATGAGATTGAAGACCAGCAATTGGCATCCGCAATGGGCAAGAATGACAACCTGTTTCTACCCGTCCATTTTGTTTTTCCCGGTAGCGATGGCGCTGCATTCGATACCAAGCAGCCAATCAATATTTTCAAAGAGTCGTCAAGCGGTCTTGGTCATGTGAATTTGGCGTTTGATCGTGATGGTGTGGTGCGAAGGTTTCAGCCATGTTTTGAAAGCCGGGTCACGAAAACAATATGGCCGCACCTGATGGAGCAAGTTTATCGCCGAATAAACGGCAACCGTTCTCAAGCTTACCAGAGCATTGAAAACTGCGATGAAGCGTTATTGGTTCCGTTTGCCAGACGGGGAAGCTTTGCAACCATATCCTATACAGCTATTGCCAAGGGAGAGGTTCCTGCCGGATTTTTGAACGACAAAATTATTTTGATCGGCGCAACAGCCAATGGACTGGGAGACCAGTATCCTGTGCCACTCGGAGATGGCGGAACTATGGCCGGTGTTGAAATCATGGCCAATATGCTGAGCGGGCTACGCACCGATAATTTTATCAAACCATTGCCATTTTGGCAGCAGTTGGTAATTTCGCTTTTGCCGCTCTGGATATTACTCATCGGTTTCTGGCGCTGGCGACCGCGATCCTCGCTGTTTGTTTCTCTTGGCCTTTATCTCGCCGTTCTAAGCACAAGCGCAATGTTGCTCACCTTGAATATCTGGTTCGCACCGTCCGCTGCATTGGCAGGCTTGGCGTTGATCTATCCGGTGTGGGGATGGCGGCGACTGCAAGCCACAAGTGAGTTTATGGATGAGGAGTTGCAGACCTTCAGGAGCAGTAATATTGACATTCCAGTCGGAGTAAGCGCTGCTGGCCCGGTTGATGTAGTCACTGGTCAAGCTGAAGAATTGACACATGCTATTGCCCATATGCGCGACCTTCGGCGGTTTATTTCTGATGCGCTCAGCAATCTGCCAGACCCTATGTTCATTACGGATCTGGAAGGTAAGGTTATATTTGCCAACAAGCTTGCGCAAACGGGACTTGAGGATGGTGCGCAGGACATGGCTCTGGACGCCATGCTTGACCGGTTTGTCGCTTTGGAAGATTTGGCCGATGTGAAAGATTATCTGACGTTGCAGATACAACCCACAGAGCATGACTATGTCGATTTTACCTCGCGCAATGACGAGGTCTTCGCGATGCGCCGCGCTCCGGTTGTCTCGGATGAGGGGGAATTGCGAGGCTATATTCACTATCTGGCAGATATCACTGAAGTGGCAAATGCATCGCAAGAACGCGAAGAGGTGCTGGAGCTGCTCTCTCACGATATGCGTGCGCCGCAAGCGGCCATATTGGCGCTGTTAAATGACCAGCAGCCAACAGATACGCATCGTCGCATTGAGGGGCATGCTAGGCGCACTCTGGCACTGGCGGACAATTTTGTCGGCCTTGCGCGCATCAAGGCCAGTGAATTTGATGGTGAAGACCTTCTTCTATCAGAACTGGTGATTGAGGCGAACGATAGCTTGTGGCCGCTTGCCAATGCGCGCGGGATAAAGTGCGCAGTTGACGATCAATCCGATGGAGCGTTCATTGTCGGCGAACCGTCGAGCCTGCACCGGTCATTTGTCAATTTGATCGACAATGCTATTAAATATAGTCCGGATGGAACGACGATCGACATCCAGCTCAGAAATATCAGCATTGATAAACAGTCTTTTGTTTCGGTGTCGATTGCTGATCAGGGGGAGGGAATCGCCGAGGAGCTTTTGGGACATTTGTTTGAGCGCTTCACTACCGACGACCAGGGTGCAAAAGGAGCGGTAAAAGGCTCTGGGCTGGGATTGAATTTCGTTGAAACGGTTATTCAACGGCATGGTGGCAGTATCAGAGCTGAAAATATTCGCGATGGCGGCGCACGTTTTACAATATTATTGCCGGTTGCTCCGGACTTGGAAACCGATGGTGAGAATTAGTTTTATTCAACACCAGTTCGAGAGCGCGTTGAGCTTTTAGGCTCCAAGCCATTGTTTGCACCTAGGTCTGAAAGCGCGGCATCGACCAAATGGGGCAGAGACGTGTCCATTGTACCCTTGCAGTGATATTCGGCGGCTTTTCCGGAATAGAAAATGCTCCCATCTATCTGGTTGAATATGTCCACGGAGAAACGATGCTCCTGATCCAGACAAGATTGCAATGGTTTGTTTTTTTTCGGGCCGACCAGTGTTTTTCCCGGTTGTTCGCCTGTTGATATCGCGATTGATGCAGGCCGGTCAGCCAGCGCTATCTGGACTAATAGTGACGCAACCTTGGCTTCGCTATAACCTTCATTCAATAGTTTTTGGCTAACCAGTGATTTTGCCAAACTGTAGGTTTGATTATTCTGTTCCAGGTTCTCAGAGAACATAAACTGTTTCGGCACAGACCCCGACGCCGAAGCCCGGGTTTCGATACGCGTTTCTATAGGCCCAGCACAGGCAGATAAAGTTACCAGACAAAGCGGCAAGAAAAAGGAAAGACGGGTCATAGTGCTCCCGGGCTAAACCAAAGTTGTCGCTATAATAGAATGGCGGCGACCGAAAGTCACGAATTTTGGAAATTCAACGCGTCAACACAAAATATATTACATAAAGCCAAGACAAAAAGCCGTGAATGATAGCCCAGACAACAGATTGATGGCTGGTGAAACTGATCACTATTGCCAGCGCGCTGCCAAAGCCAACGCCATTGCGGACGATTTCTTTGCGAACATAAGTAGCGCCTCGGTTCATCGGCGATTCTCCCGGTGCATAATCTTCTGTGCGCATCCGTTCTGGCTTGATCCTGTTGGGCATCGGTTACGCTGCCTCGCGGGCCCGCTCCGCCAGCTCCTGATTGAGCATTTCTGCAAGCAGGAAAGCGAGCTCCAGAGATTGGGCTGCATTTAAGCGTGGATCACAATGCGTATGATAACGGTCGCCCAGAGCAGCGTCAGTAATAGCCACCGCGCCGCCAGTGCATTCCGTTACATTTTGTCCGGTCATCTCGCAATGAATACCGCCCGCAAATGTCCCTTCCGCACGGTGCACTGCAAAGAAGCCCCGAACTTCAGCGAGAATACGATCGAACGGACGTGTTTTATAACCGCTCTCCGCTTTGATCACATTGCCGTGCATCGGATCACAGGACCAGACTACAGGATGGCCTTCTGCCTTCACCGCACGCACGAGTGGCGTGAGACCAGTCTCAACTTTGTCATGGCCAAACCGCGAGATAAGTGTGATCCGCCCGGCTTCGCGGGCCGGATTAAGTGTATCAAGCATTTGAAGAAGGTCATCGGCCTTGAGCGAAGGACCGCACTTCATGCCGATCGGATTACCAATGCCGCGCAGAAACTCGACGTGAGCAGAGCCTTCAAAACGTGTGCGATCGCCAATCCAGAGGAAGTGCGCGCTGGTGTCATACCAGTCACCGGTCAAGCTATCTTGGCGCGTGAGGGCTTCTTCGTAGGGAAGCAGCAAGGCTTCGTGGCTGGTGTAGAACGATGTTGCCTTCAATTGTGGCACGGTATCAGGATTTATCCCGCAGGCTTCCATAAACGAAAGGGCCTCACCAATCCGGTCCGCCATCTCTTCAAATTTCTTCGCCCATGGGCTGCGGCTCATGAAATCGTGCGTCCAGCCATGCACCTGTTTGAGATTGGCGTAGCCACCGGTCGAAAACGCGCGGAGCAGATTCAATGTAGCCGCCGCTTGGTTATAGGCGCGGACCATGCGTTCAGGATCGGGCTCTCGGCGATCAGCGTCAAATTCGATGCCGTTGATAATATCGCCCCGATAGCTTGGCATTTCTAAGCCATCCTGCACTTCGGTTGGTGCGGAGCGCGGTTTGGCAAATTGCCCCGCCATGCGGCCCAATTTGACCACCGGCATCTTCGAGGCGTAGGTCAGCACGACCGCCATCTGCAAAATCACGCGAAAAGTATCGCGGATATTATTGGGATGAAACTCGGCAAAACTCTCGGCGCAATCGCCGCCCTGCAGCAGAAAACCTTTGCCCTCTGCAACTTCGGCAAGTTCTTTTTTCAGACTGCGCGCTTCACCGGCAAATACCAGCGGAGGATAAGTACCCAGCAGGCTTTCAGTTTCCGCAAGCTTCGAGGCATCACGATATTCGGGCATTTGTAGCCCTTCAAAATTTCTCCAGCCGTTTGGCCTCCAGTTCGTCGCCATGAAAGCGCACTCCATTTATTTCACCTAAAATCGGGTGCCTTTAGGCGCGATTCAAGAGCTAAAGCAAGCAAAAGCGCGGGATGGTTGCGTTCGAAACTAGCTAATCACAATAATCGCAAGCTTAGCTTCCCGGCCGTTTTTTCCAGGTTCCTGCATCGCGATACTCTGGTTTAATCTGGCTAACGTCCGGAAGTTTTTGCCCGGCGTAAGCTTTGTCGCCACCTCTGGCCTGGGCTTCTTTACTGTAGCTCGGTGTCTGGTAGTTCTTGGGAGCGCCAACATTCAAGTTAGGTAATGGGAGCGAATGGCGACGTGCGTTGTCTGCTGCAAGAGCCGACGCCTTTTCAGACTGTGCCGCCTCTGTCTGGGCTTTTTTCAGACCTGCTTCATAGGCTTTTTCAAGCGAAATTGGATCAAGTACCGATGCTGGCTCGGGGCTGTATTTCTGCGGTTTTGGTGCTGGAAGCGGTTCACCACCGCGATATCGTTGGCTGAATGCGCTCGCTTTGCCAGCACTACCCTTCCAACTATAAAACCGGTGCGCGCCGATAGTTCCCAGAAATCGCAAGCTGGGAGCCCAATAGGGATAAACATAGGTTGCGTGATAGTGCGTAGCGGTGCCAACGGGCGAGGCCATTTTACCGGATAGTGCGTAAGCCGCAACCTTGCGCGCACGATTCCATCCAAATTTCGATGGTTTGCGGCGCAGTGAACCATCGCAAGTGTAAGAAAACTGGCAACCGGTGCGGCGTTCGCTACCTTGATAGATAACGCCGCAGACGGTACCGGGGTAGCTCGGGTGGCGCGCGCGGTTCAGAATGACTTGAGCGACCCCGCGTTGCCCGGCATCGGGTTCCATCGCAGCTTCATAATAGATTGCTTGTGTTAAACACTGAAGCGCACGGCTGTTGTCGGTCAGCGATGCGTTGAACGATATGGGTCTGATCAGATTGTTGGCCACTGATTGATCTTGGTTTGCGGTCAAGCCATTTGCAGATGCAATGCCAAGAGCGTCTGTCGGTATGCCATCATCAGGATTGCTCGAGGGATCAAGGCCAAGTGCACCATAGTTCTGCGGGATCGCATAACCGGGATCAATGAAGTAAAATGCGGAGCCAGCGAAATTCTCTTCTGCTCGTTCAACCGATTCCAGATTGGGATCGCTGGGATTGAACTGACGGGCGTCGACGCTGGCTTGCGGCAAAGTGGCCGGAACCATGATCAGGCTGAAGAGTAGCAAACCCAATAAAATACGCTCGCGGACATTTAAAACCAGCCATTTTGGCATAACCAGTTTCCAGTTTTTGAAAACAGGTGGATTCTTTATTTGTGGAGCAAGTGTCGTTAGGCTGTCGGCGGCAAAAGCTGGAGCCTTTGTTATTTGCTCCTGTGTTATTTGCTCCTGCTGTGCAGGCAGCGCAGGCTCTGGATGCGAGAACACGTAGCCCGCCGGTCCGGCGAGAGCCGGAGCAGAACCACCCAAAGGGGGACATAGGGAGGAGGAACGCGCACCGAAATTTTCTAACACCACCAAGTAGACGCCCAACCGGGCAGGAAGCGCTGTTTATAGCCGTTTTGTGTTAATTGTATTTATGTAGAAAACACGCTGTATCAATTTGAGACGGGGCACCGTTAGTGGTTAAATGGTTAACGCAGCTTTTCTGCGGAAAATAGCAGCACGATATAATTTGTGTAATAAAAGCAATATGCTGACGGGGTAATCAAAAAGGTGTGATTACCGGTTTTTCAGCGTTTGGATCGTGATGTTCAACCTCTTGACGGGTCACCAGATTGCGCGCGACGACATAACCAATGATCCCGAACAAAATTCCACCTATGCCCGGACCGATCACTACGCCGTCCAACCCGTATAGCTTGTCGCCAAGCCAGAGAAATGGGATTAATCCGATTGTGTTGCGTGCCCAGTTCATCATCATTGACCAGCGCGGCCGCTCGAGATTATTGCAAGCGGCATTGGCGATAAACAACATCCCGTTGAAGAAGAAAAGTGGTGTCAGAACGACCGCAAATAGCCAGAATAAATGCCGCCCTTGCGCTTCGAGATTGAAGAGGTCGCTGATCGGGTCGTTGAACAGATAAAGCACGGGCCAGATTAGCAACGTATAACCAAGCGCGAAACCCATGGCTTGCTTTATCGTCAGGCGTATCCGGTCAAATTGCAGCGCGCCGAAGTTTTGTCCGATAATCGGACCAATGGCGCCGGACAGGGAAAACAAAAGGCAGAATGCAACCGGGACAATCCTCCCCATTACGGCAAATGCCGCGACTACTTCATCGGAATATCCCGCGATATAGCGATATGAGATGAACCCGCCGACGGGTGTCGCCACATTGGTCAAAATAGCCGGCAGCAGTATCGCGAATATGGGCTTAATATCCTCATTAAACCAGTCGCTACGAAATTTTTCAAACCCGCCATATTGTTTGAAGATCGGAAAAATCGCGACGACCGCAGAAACCATGGCCGCGCAGCTTGTGGCCATGGCCGCGCCGTTCACGCCAAGATCGAGCCCAAAGATGAAGATGGGATCGAGAACTGCGTTCGTAATTCCCATGCTTAGCGTCACATTCATTGCCCGTGCTGCTGCGCCATGTGCACGCAGAAACCCTGAGCAAACCATCGCAGCCACGCTAAAAGGCATGAATGGCGAAACAATCCGGATATAGCCGATGGCTGCGTCCTTCGCGGTTCCGGAAGCCCCAGCGAGGTCCAGAATTTGCGGGGCAAAAACAAAGAAAATCGTGGCGAGCGGAATGATCAGCATCATGCTCAAAACCAGGATATTGGTGAGATACCGTCGGGCATAACCTGCTTCACCGCGGCCAATTCGCCGGGAGGCGAGGGCGCTGGTGGCGATCATCAGTCCGATATTAAATGCGGTACCAAAAAACAGGATCGTAGCAGCAAATCCCATTGCTGCCGTGAGAGCACTATCGTCCAGTTGCGCAATGTAGAGCAGATCAACGAAGTCGACGATGAACATTGTCAGCAGGCCTACACTTGCTGTCAGCGTCATCACGGTGATGTGCCGCATCGGGCTGCCAGTAAGAAATATAGCGGGCTGGGTGGCGATGGTTTTGATCCTGTTGCCTGAATTTTGGCCGGAACTGGCAATTTGTAAAGAGCCGATCGCCCTATAGCGTTTTGCCATTAGGTCAATTCCTCTCTATTGTGAAAAAGGAATCAAAAAATGGAAATTGAAAATGCGCTTCAGCCTGTTGATCATCATCTCTGCAACATTGGCGGGCTGTTCGATCAAAACCGACGAGGAAGACAAAAATGAGGAAACACGGGGCTATTTCGAGAGGAAGAATGTAGCCCCAGATCCGGCCGATAACGCCCGTTTACCGCGCAAAGTGGAGCATACGTTTGCCAGGATCGCGCTGGATTGCATAAACAAGCAATATCCTAATAAAATCAGCCATGTTTTGACAAGCCGGAACGATGTTGCGGAACCATCCAAATTGACGCCGGTATTCTATGGCTGTTTTGACTGGCATAGCGCGGTGCATGGCCATTGGCTGCTAACCCGGCTGTGGGGTCAAAATAGCGTTGCAGACATGGATTCCGAGATAGAAGCAGCGCTGGATGCGAACTTCACCGCAGACAAAATAAAGGGTGAAGTAGCATATTTCAGCAATGAAGACCGTAAGGCATTCGAGCGCCCCTATGGGATCGCGTGGTTTTTGCAATTGACTGCAGAACTGAAAGAGATTTCCGTTGGGGAAACGGAGAAGGCCGAGAAAGCGCAGCTTTGGCTGGGCAGGCTTAGGCCTCTGGAGACCATTATCACTGATCGGATTAATGATTGGGTTCCGAAGCTAGCATATCCGATCCGGTTGGGTACCCACAATCAGTCTGCGTTTGCCTTTGGCCTTTTCCTCGACTGGGCCCGAATAAGCGGCAATGTCGGGATGGAAAAACTCATCGTCGATAAATCGCTCGCGTTTCATCGCGCGGATAAAAACTGTCCTTTGTCCTATGAGCCGTCGGGCGAGGATTTCCTTTCTCCCTGTCTGATGGAAGCCGATTTAATGCGACGGATTATGCCGCAACAGGAATTTGCGGCATGGCTTACAACGTTCCTGCCCAACATTCCAAAAGACGGGTCGGGCGACTGGTTGGCCATCGGGGTTGTTAATGATCCCACCGATGGAAAGCTTGTGCATCTCGACGGCGTCAATCTTTCCCGCGCCTGGGCGCTGCAGGGTATTGCTTCGGCTTTGCCACAGGACGATCCCCGTGTCGGGGCGCTGATTGCGTCGGCCAACCTGCACGGCAATGCCGGAGAAAAATCCGTCAGTACGCCGCATTATTCTGGTAGCCACTGGCTTGCCAGTTTTGCGACCTATTTACGGACGCAGCGCGGGATCTCCAGTCAAAATACGCAGGTCGCACCGGCGCCGGTGCCCACTAGACCCTCTGCTGATAGTGAATAAAGTTGATGATAGACTCCTTGTCCTTGCGTCAAACACCTAACGAAGCACCGCCTAGAACGCACTTTTTTTCAAAACTCTTTCCGCTTCATTCGGACATCGCGATAAAAACTATCGCATTTGTCTGGAGCATTCACCTTATTTACGCCGTCGCCCGTATGGTGATTTCCGGTGCACCGGTTGCATGCATAAATTTTGGACAACAATCGATAGTCACCGGCCTTTCGTTGATTCTGACCTGGTGCCTCTATCGTGTCCTTATTCTGACAGACAAGGGAGACAACGCCGCTTCGGTTCCGCTGCTTACTATCCCGCCGCTGTTATTGGCCATTATCGTTACTTATGTGGAATGGAATATTGTCCCACAGGTGACCATTCTCCAGACTGCGCCGAGCATCATTCCCGAGAACAGCGTAAATGGTCTGCCATATTTTGACGCTGTTTTTGTTCGCTATTTGCTATTTGCTGGCTGGGGAATCTTGTTTTGGTCGGTTGTCCGCAATCGATCGATGAAACAGACTATGGGCAATAATCGGCGTCTGGAAAAAGTGACGCGAGAAAGCGAGATTAAAGCCTTGCGTTTCCAACTGAACCCGCATTTTGTGTTTAACGCGCTAAACTCGGTTAGCAGTCTGATTGTTGAGAATAAAAACCCGCAAGCCGAGAAGCTGGTGGACGGGTTGGCTGATTATATGCGCGACGTGCTGACATTGGGTGATGGGCAATTTGTTACTATAGAACAAGAAATTGCTCAACAAATAC is a window encoding:
- a CDS encoding cell wall hydrolase, producing MPKWLVLNVRERILLGLLLFSLIMVPATLPQASVDARQFNPSDPNLESVERAEENFAGSAFYFIDPGYAIPQNYGALGLDPSSNPDDGIPTDALGIASANGLTANQDQSVANNLIRPISFNASLTDNSRALQCLTQAIYYEAAMEPDAGQRGVAQVILNRARHPSYPGTVCGVIYQGSERRTGCQFSYTCDGSLRRKPSKFGWNRARKVAAYALSGKMASPVGTATHYHATYVYPYWAPSLRFLGTIGAHRFYSWKGSAGKASAFSQRYRGGEPLPAPKPQKYSPEPASVLDPISLEKAYEAGLKKAQTEAAQSEKASALAADNARRHSLPLPNLNVGAPKNYQTPSYSKEAQARGGDKAYAGQKLPDVSQIKPEYRDAGTWKKRPGS
- a CDS encoding DUF2891 domain-containing protein; its protein translation is MRFSLLIIISATLAGCSIKTDEEDKNEETRGYFERKNVAPDPADNARLPRKVEHTFARIALDCINKQYPNKISHVLTSRNDVAEPSKLTPVFYGCFDWHSAVHGHWLLTRLWGQNSVADMDSEIEAALDANFTADKIKGEVAYFSNEDRKAFERPYGIAWFLQLTAELKEISVGETEKAEKAQLWLGRLRPLETIITDRINDWVPKLAYPIRLGTHNQSAFAFGLFLDWARISGNVGMEKLIVDKSLAFHRADKNCPLSYEPSGEDFLSPCLMEADLMRRIMPQQEFAAWLTTFLPNIPKDGSGDWLAIGVVNDPTDGKLVHLDGVNLSRAWALQGIASALPQDDPRVGALIASANLHGNAGEKSVSTPHYSGSHWLASFATYLRTQRGISSQNTQVAPAPVPTRPSADSE
- a CDS encoding class II 3-deoxy-7-phosphoheptulonate synthase gives rise to the protein MATNWRPNGWRNFEGLQMPEYRDASKLAETESLLGTYPPLVFAGEARSLKKELAEVAEGKGFLLQGGDCAESFAEFHPNNIRDTFRVILQMAVVLTYASKMPVVKLGRMAGQFAKPRSAPTEVQDGLEMPSYRGDIINGIEFDADRREPDPERMVRAYNQAAATLNLLRAFSTGGYANLKQVHGWTHDFMSRSPWAKKFEEMADRIGEALSFMEACGINPDTVPQLKATSFYTSHEALLLPYEEALTRQDSLTGDWYDTSAHFLWIGDRTRFEGSAHVEFLRGIGNPIGMKCGPSLKADDLLQMLDTLNPAREAGRITLISRFGHDKVETGLTPLVRAVKAEGHPVVWSCDPMHGNVIKAESGYKTRPFDRILAEVRGFFAVHRAEGTFAGGIHCEMTGQNVTECTGGAVAITDAALGDRYHTHCDPRLNAAQSLELAFLLAEMLNQELAERAREAA
- a CDS encoding sensor histidine kinase; the protein is MILTWCLYRVLILTDKGDNAASVPLLTIPPLLLAIIVTYVEWNIVPQVTILQTAPSIIPENSVNGLPYFDAVFVRYLLFAGWGILFWSVVRNRSMKQTMGNNRRLEKVTRESEIKALRFQLNPHFVFNALNSVSSLIVENKNPQAEKLVDGLADYMRDVLTLGDGQFVTIEQEIAQQIRYLEIEKVRFPNRLHFEATVSEVVREWTIPALIIQPLIENAIKYGVAKSTSPVSILIDARLVDGRLNLSVSNNGRMIIGANADSGTGTGLINVRERLAAIYGSTAALITGNSRANMITASIVIPGESQILQDA
- a CDS encoding MATE family efflux transporter is translated as MAKRYRAIGSLQIASSGQNSGNRIKTIATQPAIFLTGSPMRHITVMTLTASVGLLTMFIVDFVDLLYIAQLDDSALTAAMGFAATILFFGTAFNIGLMIATSALASRRIGRGEAGYARRYLTNILVLSMMLIIPLATIFFVFAPQILDLAGASGTAKDAAIGYIRIVSPFMPFSVAAMVCSGFLRAHGAAARAMNVTLSMGITNAVLDPIFIFGLDLGVNGAAMATSCAAMVSAVVAIFPIFKQYGGFEKFRSDWFNEDIKPIFAILLPAILTNVATPVGGFISYRYIAGYSDEVVAAFAVMGRIVPVAFCLLFSLSGAIGPIIGQNFGALQFDRIRLTIKQAMGFALGYTLLIWPVLYLFNDPISDLFNLEAQGRHLFWLFAVVLTPLFFFNGMLFIANAACNNLERPRWSMMMNWARNTIGLIPFLWLGDKLYGLDGVVIGPGIGGILFGIIGYVVARNLVTRQEVEHHDPNAEKPVITPF
- a CDS encoding CHASE2 domain-containing protein — encoded protein: MKLRRRLGIEWASVALFASLMISALVYWAPLSGFDNLFYDRLSDLDRPKAAEDILIIAVDEDSLASFGKWPWKRDVHASFFEQMAIANPKVIAFDILLSEAGDEIEDQQLASAMGKNDNLFLPVHFVFPGSDGAAFDTKQPINIFKESSSGLGHVNLAFDRDGVVRRFQPCFESRVTKTIWPHLMEQVYRRINGNRSQAYQSIENCDEALLVPFARRGSFATISYTAIAKGEVPAGFLNDKIILIGATANGLGDQYPVPLGDGGTMAGVEIMANMLSGLRTDNFIKPLPFWQQLVISLLPLWILLIGFWRWRPRSSLFVSLGLYLAVLSTSAMLLTLNIWFAPSAALAGLALIYPVWGWRRLQATSEFMDEELQTFRSSNIDIPVGVSAAGPVDVVTGQAEELTHAIAHMRDLRRFISDALSNLPDPMFITDLEGKVIFANKLAQTGLEDGAQDMALDAMLDRFVALEDLADVKDYLTLQIQPTEHDYVDFTSRNDEVFAMRRAPVVSDEGELRGYIHYLADITEVANASQEREEVLELLSHDMRAPQAAILALLNDQQPTDTHRRIEGHARRTLALADNFVGLARIKASEFDGEDLLLSELVIEANDSLWPLANARGIKCAVDDQSDGAFIVGEPSSLHRSFVNLIDNAIKYSPDGTTIDIQLRNISIDKQSFVSVSIADQGEGIAEELLGHLFERFTTDDQGAKGAVKGSGLGLNFVETVIQRHGGSIRAENIRDGGARFTILLPVAPDLETDGEN